From the Lancefieldella sp. Marseille-Q7238 genome, one window contains:
- the gmk gene encoding guanylate kinase — translation MTRSAKLFVVSGPSGVGKGTLVSRLREERPNLGLTVSATTRSPREGERDGVSYHFLSEEAFEDLVRKGGFYEWAQVHGHRYGTLTSEVERLLARGLSVVLEIDVQGGLQVRRNNPDAVLVFIEPPSFEVLEARLRGRGTEDEKTIQTRLANAKREMEFADSYDVRIVNDSLDDALRKLEAVFDMYESDEGSTKDVRNQA, via the coding sequence GTGACTCGCTCCGCTAAACTTTTTGTTGTTTCTGGACCGTCAGGCGTTGGCAAAGGCACGCTCGTTTCACGTCTTCGTGAAGAGCGGCCAAACCTGGGCCTGACGGTTTCAGCTACAACGCGTTCTCCTCGCGAAGGGGAACGCGACGGCGTTTCGTATCATTTTCTTTCCGAAGAGGCGTTTGAGGACCTTGTGCGGAAGGGCGGCTTTTACGAGTGGGCTCAGGTGCATGGACACCGTTATGGCACGCTTACCTCTGAAGTCGAGCGTCTTCTCGCGCGTGGTCTGTCGGTTGTTCTTGAGATTGATGTGCAGGGTGGCCTGCAGGTCCGACGCAACAACCCCGACGCGGTCCTCGTTTTTATCGAGCCCCCCTCGTTTGAGGTGCTTGAAGCTCGTCTTCGGGGTCGTGGTACGGAAGACGAGAAGACCATCCAGACACGGCTTGCGAACGCAAAGCGTGAGATGGAGTTTGCGGACAGCTATGATGTCCGTATAGTAAATGACAGCCTTGACGATGCGCTTCGCAAGCTTGAGGCTGTATTTGATATGTATGAATCGGATGAAGGGTCTACAAAAGATGTCCGTAATCAAGCCTGA
- a CDS encoding DNA-directed RNA polymerase subunit omega, producing the protein MSVIKPEIDSLLAKTEHNPFLLCSIASKRACDINNMLHGQHLRVIAVQDFDDITTVVSGKDSISVAMDEVNDGTLSFEKDSFDDAIKGENTIEV; encoded by the coding sequence ATGTCCGTAATCAAGCCTGAAATCGATTCGCTGCTTGCAAAGACTGAGCACAATCCATTCCTTTTGTGCTCTATCGCTTCAAAGCGTGCATGCGATATCAATAATATGCTTCATGGCCAGCACCTGCGCGTTATCGCTGTCCAGGATTTTGATGACATTACAACGGTTGTGTCCGGCAAGGATTCCATTTCCGTTGCGATGGATGAGGTCAACGACGGTACCTTGAGCTTTGAAAAAGATTCCTTTGATGATGCCATCAAGGGCGAGAATACCATCGAAGTTTAG
- the thiI gene encoding tRNA uracil 4-sulfurtransferase ThiI yields MSERICLVHYHEIGLKGKNRSTFENQLVENLRRALRDFPVMEVSRISGYVIVRTKDRQATKELQQTIAQVPGVARVSLAYRCGLEEEEFYKASVDVLAEAGEFDTFKVHARRSATDYPVHSIDLNRMVGSVLCRHFPYKTVAMHKPDVTVVVHVIQGNTYVYAASIVGAGGLPVGTAGKVVSLLSSGIDSPVATWMVGRRGATVVSVHFSGRPMTADTSEYLCRDIIEALEPSGVIGRLYVVPFGERQREISLSVPQSLRIIMYRRVMYQVSERIAQLEGAKALVTGESLGQVASQTLDNIAAVNEAVSIPVLRPLIGSDKQEIIRRAQAIGTFDISAQAADDCCTLFMPRRPETHARLREVLKAWDSFDHQAMIDDLVAHVEYQDFKQCPSYKPPRELKAFHTDLAAASFCF; encoded by the coding sequence ATGTCCGAAAGAATATGCCTTGTTCACTATCATGAAATTGGACTGAAAGGCAAAAATCGCTCAACCTTTGAAAATCAGCTGGTAGAAAATCTGAGAAGAGCCCTTCGTGACTTTCCGGTCATGGAGGTCTCTCGCATTTCCGGCTATGTTATCGTAAGGACGAAAGATCGACAGGCTACTAAAGAATTGCAGCAGACCATCGCTCAAGTTCCCGGTGTAGCCCGCGTTTCTTTAGCCTATCGCTGCGGCTTAGAGGAAGAAGAGTTTTATAAAGCCTCTGTTGACGTCCTTGCTGAGGCGGGAGAGTTTGATACGTTCAAGGTGCATGCGCGCCGCTCCGCTACCGACTATCCCGTTCATTCCATTGATTTAAATCGTATGGTCGGTTCTGTGTTATGCAGACACTTTCCTTATAAGACGGTCGCCATGCACAAGCCTGACGTAACAGTTGTTGTTCACGTCATCCAGGGCAATACCTATGTATACGCCGCTTCGATTGTCGGCGCGGGTGGTCTTCCTGTAGGAACTGCGGGCAAAGTGGTGTCGCTTCTTTCAAGTGGCATTGACTCGCCGGTTGCTACCTGGATGGTGGGTCGCCGCGGCGCTACGGTTGTTTCGGTACACTTTTCAGGTCGTCCTATGACAGCGGATACCAGCGAGTATCTCTGTCGGGATATCATTGAGGCGTTAGAGCCATCGGGTGTAATAGGACGGCTGTATGTCGTGCCGTTTGGTGAGCGGCAACGTGAAATCTCTCTGAGTGTTCCTCAGAGCCTTCGTATCATTATGTATCGCCGCGTCATGTATCAGGTGTCTGAACGAATTGCTCAGCTTGAAGGCGCAAAAGCGCTGGTAACAGGTGAGTCGCTCGGCCAGGTGGCTTCACAGACGCTTGATAATATCGCTGCGGTTAACGAGGCTGTCTCCATTCCTGTTCTTCGTCCTCTTATAGGTTCCGATAAGCAGGAGATTATCAGACGTGCGCAAGCAATTGGGACCTTTGATATTTCCGCTCAGGCTGCAGATGATTGCTGCACGCTCTTTATGCCTCGGCGCCCTGAGACTCATGCCCGCCTGCGTGAAGTTCTAAAAGCCTGGGATTCTTTCGACCATCAGGCAATGATCGATGATTTGGTGGCGCATGTAGAGTATCAGGATTTCAAACAGTGCCCCTCCTATAAACCGCCTCGCGAGCTTAAGGCGTTCCATACAGATCTTGCCGCCGCATCGTTTTGTTTCTGA
- a CDS encoding helix-hairpin-helix domain-containing protein — protein sequence MAQKPSAAKTSWSMLKRRYGFTGSKKVLIGLFGVLTAALLGVAAFSQVTHGSVIPRQPSEKAQTDARSEDAAQTNTEASSQLSSQSSESSETERKKKASSVVVYVDGAVSAPGIYTLSQAPPRLNDALEAAGGPTDEADISELNLAALIKDGEKFHVPAKGEKQAFGQSSPSGASGTSSEANAELSLVNLNTADEKELMSLPGIGESMAQTIVKDRLKNGPFSTPEDLMRVSGIGEKKFERIKDYVCVS from the coding sequence ATGGCGCAAAAACCATCTGCCGCAAAAACATCGTGGTCGATGCTTAAGAGACGATATGGTTTTACCGGAAGCAAAAAAGTCCTTATAGGGCTTTTTGGGGTACTTACGGCGGCGCTTTTGGGAGTAGCTGCATTTTCTCAGGTGACCCATGGGTCAGTAATTCCTCGACAGCCAAGCGAAAAAGCGCAGACGGATGCCCGCAGCGAAGACGCAGCTCAAACGAACACAGAAGCCTCTTCTCAGCTGTCCTCTCAGTCGTCTGAGTCAAGCGAGACCGAGCGTAAGAAAAAGGCTTCATCTGTAGTGGTATATGTTGATGGCGCTGTGTCGGCGCCAGGCATCTATACCCTGTCTCAAGCTCCACCTCGCCTCAACGATGCTCTTGAGGCTGCGGGAGGTCCTACCGATGAAGCGGACATATCAGAGCTGAACCTTGCTGCTCTCATCAAAGATGGCGAGAAGTTCCACGTTCCCGCAAAAGGAGAAAAGCAGGCTTTTGGTCAATCATCTCCCTCGGGCGCTTCGGGCACAAGCTCTGAGGCAAATGCTGAGCTTTCTCTTGTCAACCTCAATACGGCTGATGAAAAGGAACTCATGAGCCTTCCTGGGATTGGGGAGTCGATGGCGCAAACGATTGTCAAAGACCGTCTTAAAAACGGTCCCTTTAGCACGCCGGAAGATCTCATGAGGGTCTCAGGGATTGGCGAGAAAAAATTTGAGCGAATAAAAGACTATGTCTGCGTGTCTTAA